In the Desulfofalx alkaliphila DSM 12257 genome, GCATTGAAACAGGGCAGCAAGAGAATTTAGTGCGGGTAAGAGTGTTTGTAGAGGCACTGGAGGATATTGGGATAAGTAGGCCCTTTCAGCCTTAACACCCAACACAGGGAGGTAAATATCCATATTGGAACAGAATTCGGAAGCTAGAATTACACTTAATGACCTTAGATCCACTGCTGAGATATTTGGCCGACATGATGAGAATTTGGTACATATAGAAAATTTGTTGGACGTCAAGGTAGTGGCCAGGGGCGGGCAGTTGGTTATTATTGGTTCTCACCATTCAGTTCGTGAAGCCGAGCAGGTAATTAAGCAATTGGAGGCTTACTCTGCCGCCGGCAACCATATTACCTTACATGAAATTAATTATGCTGTGCGGGCGGTGCGTTCGGGCAGCAAAGAGACTTTAAATGACTTGGCCCGGGATGTGGTGGTGGTCACCTCCAGGGGCAAGCAGGTTAAACCTAAAACCCAGGGTCAAAAACGATATATTGATGCCATAAGAAAACATGACATTGTATTTGGCATTGGCCCTGCCGGCACAGGTAAAACTTATCTGGCGGTGGCCCTTGCCATTGCCGCCCTAAGAAATAAAAGTGTTTCACGGTTGATTTTAACCCGGCCCGCTGTGGAAGCCGGCGAAAAACTCGGATTTCTGCCGGGGGATTTGCAAGAAAAGGTAGATCCCTACTTACGCCCTTTATACGACGGGTTATATGATGTGTTGGGCATGGAAGTAACGCAAAAGTACCTGGAAAGGAATATTATTGAAATAGCACCCCTGGCTTACATGCGGGGGCGTACCTTGGACGATTCGTTTATTATTTTAGACGAGGCTCAAAACACCACTCCGGAACAGATGAAAATGTTTCTTACTCGTCTGGGTTTTGGTTCTAAGGCGGTAATTACCGGTGACATTACCCAGGTAGACCTGCCCAGAGGTCAGCGTTCGGGGTTAATTGATGCTGAGAGAAAACTGAGCGATGTAAAAGGTTTGGTATTTCATCATATGGCGGGTGCGGATATTGTAAGGCACCCTATAGTGCAAGAGATTATTAAAGCTTATGACCTGGCCGAGCAGGCGAAAGCTGATAGGGAGTGAAACGATGATTCCCTTGGGCAAGTTTGGTAAGACTGTGATGCAGGGGCTGACTTTAATAGTTAAGCACCACAGGATACGCCGGGGAAGCGCCATTATATTTTTTCTAACC is a window encoding:
- a CDS encoding PhoH family protein codes for the protein MEQNSEARITLNDLRSTAEIFGRHDENLVHIENLLDVKVVARGGQLVIIGSHHSVREAEQVIKQLEAYSAAGNHITLHEINYAVRAVRSGSKETLNDLARDVVVVTSRGKQVKPKTQGQKRYIDAIRKHDIVFGIGPAGTGKTYLAVALAIAALRNKSVSRLILTRPAVEAGEKLGFLPGDLQEKVDPYLRPLYDGLYDVLGMEVTQKYLERNIIEIAPLAYMRGRTLDDSFIILDEAQNTTPEQMKMFLTRLGFGSKAVITGDITQVDLPRGQRSGLIDAERKLSDVKGLVFHHMAGADIVRHPIVQEIIKAYDLAEQAKADRE